The following DNA comes from Sphingopyxis sp. BSN-002.
CAAACCTTCGCCCGCGGCGTGAGCGGCGGCGATCATGGCGGAAATAAGGGATGACATTGTCATGGAATGAATATACGTTCTGTTTTATAAGAAAGATAGAAAAAATATTCTGAAATGGCATCGCGGTCTCGCCATCCCGGATGACCGCCGCTTTGCACGATCGGGCCCAGCCTGTCCGGTCGCGATTTCGAATAGAAGAGGGAGGGTTGAGTGAAAACGAGCCTATTTGCAATTGCCGCCGCACTGGCCGGCGTTCCCGTTGGCGCGATGGCGCAGCCGGCGGCACCGGTTCCCGCCGTCGCGGCGTCGGCCGAGACCCAGGCGACCGAAGGGTCGGGGGCCGATGGTGCCGTCGTCCTTGCCGATCCGGCCGATCCGTCGCGCTCACTGATCCTCGCCGGTGCCGAGTCGGGCGGGATCGATGTCTTCGATCTGGCCGGGAAGCGCGTGGCCACGCACAAGGCAGGCAATGTTATCGGCCTTGACCTCAGGGCCGATGCCGCTCCGGGCGGTGGGCCGCTGCTCGTCGCGCTCGACGGCAAGGCGAATGCGCCGAAATTCTTTCGCGTCACCGCCGGTGGCGTACCGGTGCCGCTGGCGCTGACGGGTATCAAGCCCGGGATGACCGTCGCGGCCACTTGTTTCTCGCGCAGCCACCGTGACGGAACGCTGTATCTCTTCCTTGCCGGAGACAAGGGCGAGATCGAGCAATGGGGTCTGGCGCCCGATGCATCGGGCGGCATGAGCGGCAGGATCGCGCGGCGCTGGTCGCTCGGGTCCGAGATCAAATATTGCGCCGCCGACGATCGCGGTTCGGTATATTTCTCGCAGGAAGCTGTGGGCGTGTGGCGCTTCGCGGCCGAGCCCGAAGCCGAGATCGTGCCCGAGATCGTCGATATCGTCCGCCTTGGCCATATCACCGAAGAAGCGAAAGGCGTCGCCATCGCGTCCGACGGGCGCCTGCTCGTCTCGGATGCCAAGGCCAACCGGCTGAACATATACGACCCCGCCGATGACTACGCCTATCTCGGCTCGGTCGCGCTGGCGGCGGGGGCGGATCGGGTCGAGGACGGCGGCAGCGTCACCGTCGCGGGGCCGGTCGTGATCGTCGCCGACGATGACAATTCGCCGGAGGAACCCAATTTCAAGATCGCGAGCTGGCAGGCGGTACTCGCCGCGGCCGGGCTTCCCGAGCGTCCCGCCGTGCCGGCGCCCGAAACGATGCCGCTCGCACGTCCGACGGTCGAGACGACGCCCGTCGAGACGGGCGGCGATGCCGCCGACGATCCTGCAATCTGGATCAATCCCGCCGATCCGGCGCAAAGCGTCGTGATCGGAACACAGAAGCAGTCGGGGCTTTACGTCTATGATCTGGAGGGCAAGGTCCTCCAGTTCCTGCCCGATGGTCGCATGAACAATGTCGATCTCAGAAACGGTTTCCGCCTCGGCGGCCGCGACGTGACGCTCGTCACGGCCAGCAACCGGACGACCAAGGGAATTTCGATCTATGCGCTCGACCCCGCGACGCGCAAGCTGACCGATGTCGCGGACGGGTTGCAAGACACCGGCCTCAAGGACCCCTATGGCCTCTGCATGTACCGCAGCGCGAAGACGAAGAAGACCTATGTCTTCGTCAACCAGACCGACGGCAAGATGCGCCAGTGGGAACTGGTCGCGACCCCCGCGGGCAAGGTGCGCGCGAAGCTGATGCGCGACCTGCCTTTTGCGACACAGGTCGAAGGCTGCGTCGCCGATGACGAGACGGGCATGCTCTACACGGGCGAGGAGGATGTCGGCATCTGGCGCGAGGGCGCCGAACCGCGCGGCGGGCCGGCGCGCACGATGCTGGCGAAGGTCACCGACAATCCGGCGCTCAAGGACGATATGGAGGGGATCGGCCTTTTCGCCATGGACGGCGGCAAGGGCTATCTGGTCGTGTCGAGCCAGGGCAACGACAGCTACGCGGTCTTCCGCCGCGAAGGCGACAACGCCTATGTCGGCTCGTTCCGGATCGGCGCGGACATGGCGGCCGGTATCGATGGCGTGTCGGAAACCGATGGACTCGATGTGTCCAGCATGGCGGCAGGGCCGAACTTCCCGCACGGCCTGATGGTCGCGCAGGATGGCCGTAACGTGTCGCCTCCCGAACACCAGAACTTCAAACTTGTGCCGTGGGAACGTGTCGCGAAGGCGCTCGGCCTCGAAGTCGGACGCTGATGCCGGGATCGCTGCGCCCTGCATGACGGGGCGCAGCGACCGGACGGGCGATTCCGCTGATCGGGCCGGGCCTATCGGGCGTCGTCCGGATCAATTTGCCCGGAAGGCCGATGCCTACGTCGGGGCGCCGCCGATCCGGAGGCGTTCCACCGCGAGATCGGCCCGGCCAACGCCCCGGTCCGCGAGACCGGCGGGCCAGCTGCCGCCGGTGACCAGCGCCTCGGTTGCGGCGGCCATCGCAGGAGCCGTCTGCAGGCCGTATCCACCCTGGCCGGCAAGCCAGAA
Coding sequences within:
- a CDS encoding phytase; its protein translation is MKTSLFAIAAALAGVPVGAMAQPAAPVPAVAASAETQATEGSGADGAVVLADPADPSRSLILAGAESGGIDVFDLAGKRVATHKAGNVIGLDLRADAAPGGGPLLVALDGKANAPKFFRVTAGGVPVPLALTGIKPGMTVAATCFSRSHRDGTLYLFLAGDKGEIEQWGLAPDASGGMSGRIARRWSLGSEIKYCAADDRGSVYFSQEAVGVWRFAAEPEAEIVPEIVDIVRLGHITEEAKGVAIASDGRLLVSDAKANRLNIYDPADDYAYLGSVALAAGADRVEDGGSVTVAGPVVIVADDDNSPEEPNFKIASWQAVLAAAGLPERPAVPAPETMPLARPTVETTPVETGGDAADDPAIWINPADPAQSVVIGTQKQSGLYVYDLEGKVLQFLPDGRMNNVDLRNGFRLGGRDVTLVTASNRTTKGISIYALDPATRKLTDVADGLQDTGLKDPYGLCMYRSAKTKKTYVFVNQTDGKMRQWELVATPAGKVRAKLMRDLPFATQVEGCVADDETGMLYTGEEDVGIWREGAEPRGGPARTMLAKVTDNPALKDDMEGIGLFAMDGGKGYLVVSSQGNDSYAVFRREGDNAYVGSFRIGADMAAGIDGVSETDGLDVSSMAAGPNFPHGLMVAQDGRNVSPPEHQNFKLVPWERVAKALGLEVGR